A section of the Pedobacter sp. HDW13 genome encodes:
- a CDS encoding Dabb family protein, with translation MIAHHVLFWLKADTTEEQKQAFRNSLQNLENIEVVKTFHIGVPAPIERAVVDTTYTFSLLLLFEDLAAHDVYQVHPLHKAFLDEFRVYFDKVVIYDAE, from the coding sequence ATGATTGCACACCACGTTTTATTCTGGCTTAAGGCCGATACCACTGAAGAGCAAAAACAGGCTTTTCGTAACAGTTTACAAAATTTAGAAAACATCGAAGTAGTTAAAACCTTCCATATCGGCGTACCTGCACCTATTGAGCGTGCAGTTGTAGATACTACTTATACTTTCAGCTTACTTTTGTTATTTGAAGATTTAGCTGCACATGATGTTTATCAGGTTCACCCTTTGCATAAAGCATTTTTAGATGAGTTTAGGGTTTATTTTGATAAGGTTGTGATATACGACGCAGAATAG